Proteins encoded within one genomic window of Citricoccus muralis:
- a CDS encoding purine-cytosine permease family protein → MADTSDARRAADDSLEDYAFRYVPRGFRRWSAVAVGGTALGSIAFLVDFAIGASIGLEHGTVNAMLGIVVASVTIFVIGLPIAYYAARYNVDVDLIARGSGFGYQGSIITTIIFAGFTCIFFALEGAIMAQGLYAATGIPLPVGYLISTVIVIPIVIYGMRALQRFQNWTTPLWLVLALVPMLWIVVIEPEMVEIFLDFDGAGGGGVSVGAVVASAAVCFALTPQLAEQLDYLRFMPARTKENRHRWWGSTLLAGPGWVIISGIKQVLGVFLAVYVLARIDPDLGPRAAEPVLQFLAVYGALMPDWLALVLALLLIVTAQVKINVTNGYSGSLAWLNAYSRITRRYPGRSVFVLIHLAGAYGLMMLDVFSLMYLVLSLYANVVMAWLVTVSVDIVVNKHLLGLSPKLPEFRRGMLWNWNPVGLVSVGLSSTLSLAVFAGILGDALQPFAVLVAIATAAVVTPLMALVTRGRFYLRRTSDGIHAPMLDDDGNPSSQQLRCHVTGYLFERPDMLASTKTGPFGQPQYISSLALTLTGSDAYLLPPDTPAETDDGTRDR, encoded by the coding sequence GTGGCGGACACCTCTGATGCGCGCCGCGCGGCCGACGACAGCCTGGAGGACTATGCCTTCCGGTACGTGCCGCGCGGATTCCGCCGATGGAGCGCTGTGGCGGTGGGAGGCACTGCGCTGGGGTCGATCGCCTTTCTCGTCGACTTCGCCATCGGCGCCAGCATCGGCCTTGAACACGGAACGGTCAACGCGATGCTAGGAATCGTGGTGGCCTCCGTCACGATCTTTGTGATCGGTCTGCCCATCGCCTACTACGCGGCGCGGTACAACGTGGACGTGGATCTGATCGCCCGCGGCTCTGGTTTCGGCTATCAGGGGTCGATCATCACCACGATCATCTTTGCCGGGTTCACCTGCATCTTCTTCGCTCTCGAAGGCGCGATCATGGCGCAGGGCCTCTATGCTGCCACCGGGATCCCGCTGCCAGTGGGATATCTGATCTCCACGGTGATCGTCATCCCGATCGTCATCTACGGAATGCGCGCGCTGCAGCGGTTCCAGAACTGGACCACACCACTGTGGCTGGTGCTGGCACTGGTGCCGATGCTGTGGATCGTGGTGATCGAGCCCGAGATGGTCGAGATCTTTCTGGACTTCGACGGTGCCGGCGGCGGAGGGGTCAGCGTGGGTGCGGTGGTGGCGTCGGCCGCTGTCTGCTTCGCGCTCACCCCGCAGCTGGCCGAGCAACTGGACTACCTGCGGTTCATGCCCGCTCGAACGAAGGAGAATCGACATCGCTGGTGGGGCTCGACGCTGCTGGCCGGACCCGGCTGGGTGATCATCAGCGGCATCAAGCAGGTGCTGGGTGTGTTCCTGGCCGTCTATGTTCTCGCGCGCATCGATCCGGATCTGGGGCCGCGCGCGGCCGAGCCGGTGCTCCAGTTTCTCGCCGTCTATGGCGCGCTGATGCCCGACTGGCTGGCGCTGGTGCTGGCGCTGCTGCTCATCGTCACCGCACAGGTGAAGATTAACGTCACCAACGGGTACTCGGGGTCCCTGGCATGGTTGAACGCGTACTCGCGCATCACCCGGCGCTACCCCGGCAGATCGGTGTTCGTCCTCATCCACCTGGCGGGCGCCTACGGCCTGATGATGCTCGATGTCTTCTCGCTGATGTATCTGGTGTTGAGTCTCTACGCCAACGTCGTGATGGCATGGCTGGTCACCGTCTCGGTCGACATCGTCGTGAACAAGCACCTGCTGGGGCTCTCCCCGAAGCTGCCCGAGTTCCGGCGCGGGATGCTGTGGAACTGGAATCCGGTCGGGCTCGTCTCGGTGGGACTGTCCTCGACCCTGTCCTTGGCGGTCTTTGCGGGAATCCTAGGCGACGCTCTGCAGCCCTTCGCGGTGCTCGTGGCCATCGCGACGGCCGCCGTAGTCACCCCGCTGATGGCGCTGGTCACGCGAGGTCGTTTCTACCTTCGCCGGACCTCGGACGGCATCCACGCTCCGATGCTCGACGACGACGGAAACCCGTCGTCGCAACAGCTGAGATGTCATGTCACTGGATACCTGTTCGAGCGCCCCGATATGCTGGCTTCGACCAAGACCGGCCCGTTCGGCCAGCCCCAGTACATCTCCTCGCTGGCGTTGACGCTCACCGGGTCAGATGCGTACCTGCTGCCCCCGGATACACCGGCGGAGACGGACGACGGAACGAGAGATCGATGA
- a CDS encoding aspartate kinase: MSLIVQKYGGSSVADAAGIKRVAARIVETQQAGNQVVAVVSAMGDTTDELLDLAAEITDQAPAREMDILLSAGERMSMSLLAMAIDAAGASAQSFTGSQAGMFTDSLHGQARIIDVSPNRVKSALDRGHIAIVAGFQGMSPESKDITTMGRGGSDTTAVALAAALKADVCEIYTDVDGVYSADPRVVSSARKIDEITSEEMLEMAASGSKILHLRCVEYARRFGVPIHVRSSFSHHEGTWVIPDPNDTIHLEEGQPMEQPIVAGVAHDRSEAKVTVAGVPDIPGKAAAIFNVIADSNANIDMIVQNVSRLESGVTDITFTVPLSEGPAALEALRAHQEEIGFQDLELDKEIGKISLVGAGMRSNPGISAKFFGALRDAGVNSELISTSEIRISVVTRESMLDDAVRAVHTAFGLDTDVEATVYGGTGR; this comes from the coding sequence ATGAGCCTGATCGTCCAGAAATACGGCGGTTCCTCCGTCGCCGACGCCGCTGGCATCAAGCGGGTCGCCGCACGCATCGTCGAAACACAGCAAGCCGGCAACCAGGTGGTCGCCGTGGTCTCCGCCATGGGGGACACCACCGACGAGTTGCTCGACTTGGCCGCCGAAATTACCGATCAGGCCCCTGCGCGTGAGATGGATATCCTCCTCTCCGCCGGTGAGCGCATGTCCATGTCGCTGCTCGCTATGGCCATTGACGCCGCCGGAGCCTCCGCCCAGTCCTTCACCGGTTCCCAGGCCGGCATGTTCACCGACTCCTTGCATGGCCAGGCCCGTATCATCGACGTCTCGCCTAACCGCGTGAAGTCCGCATTGGACCGCGGCCACATCGCCATCGTCGCCGGCTTCCAGGGCATGAGCCCAGAGTCCAAAGACATCACCACCATGGGACGCGGCGGCTCCGACACCACCGCCGTCGCCCTGGCCGCCGCCCTGAAAGCCGACGTCTGCGAAATCTACACGGACGTCGACGGCGTCTACTCCGCCGACCCGCGCGTGGTCTCCTCCGCCCGCAAGATCGACGAGATCACCTCGGAAGAAATGCTGGAAATGGCGGCCTCCGGCTCCAAGATCCTCCACCTGCGCTGCGTCGAATACGCGCGCCGCTTCGGAGTGCCGATCCATGTGCGCTCCTCTTTCTCCCACCACGAAGGCACCTGGGTCATCCCCGACCCGAACGACACGATTCATCTCGAGGAAGGCCAGCCCATGGAACAGCCCATCGTCGCCGGAGTCGCCCACGACCGCTCCGAAGCCAAGGTCACCGTCGCCGGAGTCCCCGACATCCCGGGCAAGGCCGCAGCGATCTTTAATGTCATCGCCGATTCCAACGCCAACATCGACATGATCGTCCAGAACGTCTCCCGCCTGGAGTCCGGCGTCACCGATATCACCTTCACCGTGCCGCTGAGCGAAGGCCCCGCCGCCCTGGAAGCGCTGCGCGCACACCAGGAAGAAATCGGCTTCCAGGACCTGGAGCTGGACAAGGAAATCGGCAAGATTTCGCTGGTGGGCGCGGGCATGCGTTCCAACCCGGGCATCTCCGCCAAGTTCTTCGGCGCCCTGCGCGATGCCGGCGTGAATTCCGAGCTGATCTCCACCTCCGAAATCCGCATCTCCGTCGTCACCCGCGAGTCCATGCTCGACGACGCCGTGCGCGCCGTCCACACGGCATTCGGTCTCGACACCGACGTCGAAGCCACCGTCTACGGCGGCACCGGGCGCTAA
- the urtA gene encoding urea ABC transporter substrate-binding protein gives MGDHLKRHHIALRAGTAVAAVTSLLALSACGARVGEETSAASESCVDVSGDSIKIGFINSLSGTMAISETTVNDVLHLAADEINEAGGVNGYELEVVEEDGASEPATFAERSQRLIAQECVAAVFGGWTSASRQAMLPVFEGNNSLLFYPTQYEGLEASDNIFYTGATTNQQIIPALDYLLEEEEVESLYLVGSDYVFPRTANMIIKQWADENDVEILGEDYTPLGSTDFTTIANQISRSGADAVFNTLNGDSNVAFFRQYNSLGLSAETMPVISVSIAEEEVDGIGASNLEGQLTSWNYYQTLDTPENEAFVEAFQEEYGASRVTSDVMQSAYNSLYLWKAMVEEADSFAVDDIRDVADGISFDAPEGTVTIDGETQHVTKTPRIGRINADGLIDTIWEGELTEPDPFLETYSWADEEEAEEFAEEAGEGDDADEGSDD, from the coding sequence ATGGGAGATCACCTCAAGCGTCACCACATCGCCTTGCGCGCCGGCACTGCCGTGGCCGCTGTCACCAGCCTTCTGGCCCTCAGCGCCTGCGGCGCTCGCGTGGGAGAAGAAACGTCCGCTGCGTCAGAATCCTGTGTTGACGTCAGCGGCGACTCCATCAAGATCGGCTTCATCAATTCCCTGTCGGGCACGATGGCGATCAGCGAGACCACGGTCAACGATGTGCTGCATCTGGCCGCCGATGAGATCAACGAGGCCGGAGGCGTCAACGGATACGAGCTCGAGGTCGTCGAGGAGGACGGCGCCTCGGAGCCGGCCACCTTCGCCGAGAGGTCGCAACGGCTGATCGCGCAGGAATGCGTGGCAGCCGTCTTCGGCGGCTGGACGTCGGCGTCGCGCCAGGCCATGCTTCCGGTGTTTGAAGGCAACAACTCGCTGCTGTTCTACCCCACCCAGTACGAGGGTCTGGAGGCGTCGGACAACATCTTCTACACGGGTGCCACCACCAACCAGCAGATCATTCCGGCTCTGGACTACCTTCTGGAGGAGGAAGAAGTGGAGTCGCTCTATCTGGTCGGCTCGGACTACGTCTTTCCTCGGACGGCCAACATGATCATCAAACAGTGGGCCGACGAGAACGACGTCGAGATTCTCGGCGAGGACTACACGCCGCTGGGCTCCACGGACTTCACCACCATCGCCAATCAGATCTCCCGATCCGGTGCCGATGCCGTGTTCAACACGCTCAACGGTGATTCTAACGTCGCGTTCTTCCGGCAGTACAACTCCCTGGGCCTGAGCGCTGAAACGATGCCGGTCATCTCCGTCTCGATCGCCGAGGAGGAAGTGGACGGAATCGGAGCGAGCAACCTGGAAGGACAGCTGACCAGCTGGAACTACTACCAGACGCTGGACACTCCGGAGAACGAAGCCTTCGTCGAGGCATTCCAAGAGGAATACGGTGCCAGCCGGGTGACCTCGGATGTGATGCAGTCGGCCTACAACAGCCTGTACCTGTGGAAGGCGATGGTGGAGGAAGCTGACTCCTTCGCCGTCGATGACATCCGCGACGTTGCCGACGGCATCTCCTTCGATGCACCCGAAGGCACGGTCACCATCGATGGCGAGACCCAGCATGTGACCAAGACTCCGCGCATCGGCCGGATCAACGCCGACGGACTCATCGACACCATCTGGGAGGGCGAGCTCACCGAGCCCGATCCCTTCCTGGAGACCTACTCCTGGGCCGACGAAGAGGAAGCCGAAGAGTTCGCCGAGGAAGCCGGCGAGGGCGACGACGCCGATGAAGGGTCGGACGACTGA
- a CDS encoding ATP-binding cassette domain-containing protein, protein MLEITDVEAGYDRTRVLHGVNISASESGITAVLGHNGAGKTTVLRTAIGLLRPTSGRIRFLGEDITHLAPNARVARGMAYVPQGQQSFEQLSTLENLQVVADQKAAARRRMLVDDALGRFPALEAVLHKKAGLLSGGQRQQLAIARALITEPKLLILDEPTEGIQPSVVAEIERTIVELSRSEGLSVLLAIQHIGFALSEAERYFVLASGQITRTGDGGASAQSDVLEAMAI, encoded by the coding sequence ATGCTTGAGATCACCGATGTGGAAGCAGGCTATGACCGCACGCGCGTGCTGCATGGCGTGAACATCAGCGCCTCTGAATCAGGCATCACAGCCGTGCTCGGGCACAACGGGGCCGGCAAGACCACCGTGCTGCGCACTGCCATCGGACTGTTGCGCCCTACCTCCGGACGCATTCGGTTCCTAGGAGAGGACATCACCCACCTGGCGCCGAATGCCCGCGTCGCGCGGGGGATGGCGTACGTTCCGCAGGGGCAGCAGTCCTTCGAGCAGCTCAGCACGCTGGAGAATCTGCAGGTGGTGGCCGATCAGAAGGCTGCGGCACGGCGCAGGATGTTGGTTGACGACGCGCTCGGCCGGTTTCCGGCATTGGAGGCGGTCCTGCACAAGAAGGCCGGGCTTCTGTCCGGTGGGCAGCGGCAACAGCTGGCGATCGCCCGAGCGCTGATCACCGAACCGAAGCTGCTGATTCTGGACGAGCCGACGGAGGGGATCCAGCCGTCGGTGGTCGCCGAGATCGAGCGGACGATCGTCGAGCTGTCGCGCAGTGAGGGACTCAGCGTCCTACTGGCCATTCAGCACATCGGATTCGCCCTGAGCGAGGCCGAACGCTACTTCGTGCTGGCTTCCGGGCAGATCACCCGGACGGGCGACGGCGGAGCGAGCGCGCAGAGCGACGTCCTCGAAGCCATGGCCATCTGA
- a CDS encoding TetR family transcriptional regulator, whose translation MASLLADSSFDEITYRHVGEATRLSERTVYRHFPTRSHLLAAVAAWLETQYFRTAAFSTWHEFDAAISRRFREFDALPDFAFLVARAEAVSPIDETGLGFVAHAIEVLIEQTMPGLNRRDTQRMVAALSYLSSAQFWARCRIGFTLNGEEIIDSSRASRARVLATSPRAPEQSHLHDESVHT comes from the coding sequence GTGGCCAGTCTGCTGGCGGATTCGTCGTTTGATGAGATCACCTACCGTCACGTGGGCGAAGCGACGCGGCTGTCCGAGCGGACCGTCTATCGGCATTTCCCGACGCGTTCGCATCTGCTCGCCGCCGTCGCCGCCTGGCTTGAGACACAGTATTTCCGCACGGCCGCCTTCAGCACCTGGCACGAGTTCGACGCGGCGATCAGCCGTCGATTTCGCGAGTTCGACGCACTGCCCGATTTCGCCTTCCTGGTGGCGCGGGCGGAGGCGGTTTCTCCGATCGACGAGACGGGCCTCGGATTCGTCGCCCATGCCATCGAGGTGCTGATAGAGCAGACCATGCCGGGGCTCAACCGTCGGGACACGCAACGGATGGTGGCGGCGCTGAGCTATCTCTCCTCAGCCCAATTCTGGGCGCGGTGTCGGATCGGATTCACTCTCAACGGCGAGGAGATCATCGACTCCTCCCGCGCGTCCCGAGCGCGGGTCCTGGCAACGAGTCCGCGGGCTCCGGAACAGAGTCATCTGCACGACGAGTCGGTGCACACGTGA
- the urtD gene encoding urea ABC transporter ATP-binding protein UrtD, with protein MTTENSTIHADTTDAAGLVVENLRVRFGDFVAVDSASFQARRGEVHFLIGPNGAGKTTCVDAITGLAKATGSVRHDGREVLGTPVQKIARQGFGRTFQTASVFEGLSVLQNLDIAAGLHRRWLSLLGVRKHVDERIEEALDSTGLRDLQGTLAGVLSHGQKQWLEIGMLLVQDATVLMLDEPVAGMSFDERQATGELLRRIAPGRSIVVVEHDMDFVRDFADYVTVLHQGSVLSAGSIHEVQADRRVQQVYLGATEDIDEPEYAHA; from the coding sequence ATGACCACGGAGAATTCCACCATCCATGCAGACACCACCGACGCCGCGGGGCTGGTCGTCGAGAATCTTCGCGTCCGCTTCGGGGACTTCGTCGCCGTCGACTCGGCATCGTTTCAGGCCCGGCGCGGAGAAGTTCACTTCCTGATCGGTCCGAACGGGGCAGGCAAGACGACCTGCGTCGATGCGATCACCGGACTCGCCAAGGCAACCGGTTCGGTTCGTCACGACGGCCGTGAGGTGCTCGGCACTCCGGTGCAGAAGATCGCCCGTCAGGGGTTCGGCCGCACCTTCCAGACGGCCAGCGTCTTCGAGGGTCTCTCGGTCCTGCAGAATCTCGATATCGCCGCCGGACTCCATCGTCGATGGCTGAGTCTTCTCGGGGTGCGCAAACACGTCGACGAGCGGATCGAGGAGGCACTGGACAGCACTGGGCTGCGTGACCTCCAGGGGACGCTGGCGGGAGTCCTGTCTCACGGACAGAAGCAGTGGCTGGAGATCGGAATGCTGTTGGTCCAGGACGCCACTGTGCTGATGCTGGACGAGCCTGTGGCCGGCATGAGCTTTGATGAGCGACAGGCCACCGGAGAGCTGCTGCGCCGGATCGCCCCTGGCCGCTCGATCGTGGTGGTCGAGCATGACATGGACTTTGTCCGCGATTTCGCTGACTATGTGACTGTTCTGCATCAAGGCAGCGTGCTCTCGGCCGGATCCATCCATGAGGTGCAAGCCGACCGACGGGTCCAGCAGGTGTATCTCGGCGCCACCGAAGACATCGACGAACCGGAGTACGCTCATGCTTGA
- a CDS encoding TetR/AcrR family transcriptional regulator, producing MRDVDRAGARTGGGLNLARTQELILSGYAELIEELGTDDVSFRLVARRAGVGERTVFRHYRTRVELLLAVADWIEETVFVRPELNSIFDLPMQLRQSMEAYSRRPELAHVVAEAAMRGSGGGEPAASRDRFDRLIQYEAPVTSQRQRRDIVVALTHLDSAGAWVALRRQFGDNPAEISDAAGWAAEALLHPLRGAAHVNNRDIHHTR from the coding sequence GTGAGGGACGTCGACCGCGCGGGGGCACGCACCGGTGGCGGGCTGAACCTCGCCCGCACCCAGGAGCTGATCCTGTCCGGATACGCAGAGCTGATCGAGGAGCTGGGGACCGACGACGTCTCCTTCCGCCTCGTCGCACGACGCGCCGGGGTGGGGGAGCGCACAGTGTTCCGGCACTATCGGACCCGGGTCGAGCTGCTGCTCGCGGTGGCGGATTGGATCGAGGAGACCGTCTTCGTCCGACCGGAGCTCAACTCCATCTTCGATCTCCCGATGCAGCTGCGCCAGTCCATGGAGGCGTACAGCCGTCGTCCCGAATTGGCTCATGTGGTCGCCGAGGCGGCCATGCGTGGATCCGGAGGAGGAGAGCCAGCAGCCTCTCGGGACCGCTTCGACCGGCTGATTCAGTACGAAGCCCCGGTGACGTCCCAACGTCAGCGCCGCGACATTGTTGTGGCCCTGACGCATCTAGATTCGGCTGGCGCCTGGGTAGCGCTGCGCCGACAATTCGGTGACAACCCGGCGGAGATCTCGGACGCGGCAGGATGGGCGGCCGAAGCGCTACTGCATCCGCTACGCGGAGCCGCCCACGTCAATAATCGGGATATCCACCACACGAGGTGA
- a CDS encoding ISL3 family transposase translates to MLHPTSGCASARSACCPCARCDLLVGLPGVHVEHVDRRDGLLVVTVSSPAAPAGCPSCGVVATGRGRRRRVLHDVPGATRVRIVWRQRVWRCDDEGCLRKTFTEQLPSLVARRGSITTRAIGWAIGQLRREHATIAGLARQLGTSWKTVWRAVEPELVKLAVDETRFENVTTLGVDEHIWHHVDPRKRGPKELTGMVDLTRDEHGKTRARLLDLVPGRSGKAYASWLGDRGDAFRKNVRVAALDPFAGYKTAIDDKLQDATAVLDAFHVVKLGTAAVDEVRRRVQQDTLGHRGRKGDPLYGIQTILRAGAENLTEKQRARLTAAIEADPAHDEVFVAWQCAQQLRSAYHQKDLAAGRRIAEQVVETFHTCPIPEIARLGRTLRRWRDAFVAYFTTGRANNGGTEAVNGIIELHRRLARGFRNRDNYRLRMLLAAGGLIP, encoded by the coding sequence ATGCTTCACCCTACTTCGGGGTGCGCTTCGGCGCGCTCTGCTTGCTGTCCGTGTGCCCGCTGTGACCTGCTGGTCGGCCTTCCCGGTGTTCATGTCGAGCACGTCGACCGTCGCGACGGGCTGCTGGTCGTGACGGTCTCGAGCCCCGCCGCGCCTGCCGGGTGCCCGTCGTGCGGTGTCGTCGCGACAGGTCGAGGGCGCCGCCGGCGGGTGCTGCATGACGTGCCCGGAGCGACCCGGGTGCGGATCGTGTGGCGGCAGCGGGTCTGGCGATGCGACGACGAGGGCTGTCTGCGGAAGACGTTCACGGAGCAGCTGCCGTCGCTGGTTGCCCGGCGCGGGTCGATCACGACGCGCGCTATCGGCTGGGCGATCGGGCAGCTGCGTCGCGAGCATGCCACGATCGCGGGCCTGGCCCGGCAGCTCGGGACGTCGTGGAAGACGGTGTGGCGGGCCGTCGAACCCGAACTCGTCAAGCTGGCCGTCGATGAGACCCGGTTCGAGAACGTCACCACGCTCGGCGTCGACGAGCACATCTGGCACCACGTCGACCCCCGCAAGCGCGGCCCGAAGGAGTTGACCGGGATGGTCGACCTCACCCGCGACGAGCACGGAAAGACGCGGGCCCGGCTGCTGGATCTCGTCCCGGGCCGATCGGGGAAGGCGTATGCCTCCTGGCTCGGTGATCGTGGCGACGCGTTCCGGAAGAACGTGCGAGTGGCAGCTCTCGATCCGTTCGCGGGATACAAGACTGCGATCGACGACAAGCTGCAGGACGCCACCGCGGTGCTCGACGCGTTCCACGTCGTCAAGCTCGGCACCGCCGCCGTTGACGAGGTCCGCCGGCGCGTCCAGCAAGACACTCTCGGGCATCGCGGCCGTAAGGGCGACCCGCTCTACGGGATCCAGACCATCCTCCGCGCCGGCGCGGAGAACCTCACCGAGAAACAGCGAGCACGGCTCACCGCCGCGATCGAGGCCGACCCCGCGCACGACGAGGTGTTCGTCGCGTGGCAGTGCGCGCAGCAACTTCGCTCCGCCTACCACCAGAAGGACCTCGCCGCCGGGCGGCGGATCGCCGAGCAGGTCGTCGAGACGTTCCACACCTGCCCGATCCCCGAGATCGCCCGCCTCGGCCGCACCCTCCGCCGCTGGCGGGACGCGTTCGTGGCCTACTTCACCACCGGCCGCGCGAACAACGGCGGCACCGAGGCCGTGAACGGGATCATCGAGCTCCACCGCCGCCTCGCGAGAGGATTCCGCAACCGCGACAACTACCGGCTCCGAATGCTCCTCGCCGCTGGCGGACTCATCCCCTGA
- the urtB gene encoding urea ABC transporter permease subunit UrtB, producing the protein MDFVLPQLVAGLSVGSILLLAAIGLSLTFGQMGVINMAHGEFIMVGAYTAFVTQGVLGHAGLSLLVSIPVAFVVGGALGLVLEQTLIRHMYHRPLDTLLATFGVGLILQQVARDLFGAPAVDVQTPSWLRGSVEILGTAVPWSRIFILGLVILVVAGLSALLAYTSLGRRIRATVLNRDLAETSGISTRRTDRLTFFVGSGLAGIAGVTVTLIGSTSPTIGQSYIVDAFLVVVAGGIGKIKGAVIAAFSLGLLQAFIEYSTTASIAKFLVLVIVVAFLQFRPQGLFSVRTRSLA; encoded by the coding sequence ATGGACTTCGTGCTCCCTCAGCTCGTCGCCGGGCTCAGCGTCGGGTCGATCCTCCTCTTGGCGGCGATCGGCCTGTCCCTGACCTTCGGTCAGATGGGCGTGATCAACATGGCTCATGGCGAGTTCATCATGGTGGGCGCATACACCGCCTTCGTCACCCAAGGGGTCCTCGGCCATGCCGGTCTCTCCCTGCTGGTGTCCATCCCGGTGGCCTTCGTGGTGGGCGGCGCGCTCGGGCTCGTGCTCGAACAGACGCTGATCCGCCACATGTACCACCGTCCGCTGGACACACTGCTGGCGACGTTCGGCGTCGGACTGATACTGCAGCAGGTGGCACGGGACCTCTTCGGGGCTCCTGCCGTCGATGTGCAGACCCCGTCCTGGTTGCGCGGAAGCGTGGAGATCCTGGGAACGGCCGTGCCTTGGTCGCGCATCTTCATTCTGGGATTGGTCATCCTGGTGGTGGCCGGGCTGTCGGCGCTGCTGGCGTATACCAGCCTGGGACGACGCATCCGGGCGACCGTGCTGAACCGGGATCTGGCTGAGACCTCCGGCATCTCCACACGGCGCACTGACCGTTTGACGTTCTTCGTGGGATCGGGGCTGGCAGGCATCGCTGGGGTCACGGTCACGTTGATCGGCTCGACCAGCCCGACCATCGGGCAGAGCTACATCGTCGATGCGTTCCTGGTGGTCGTCGCTGGCGGAATCGGCAAGATCAAGGGCGCCGTCATCGCGGCCTTCAGCCTGGGACTGCTCCAGGCCTTCATCGAATACTCGACCACGGCCTCCATCGCCAAGTTCCTGGTGCTGGTGATCGTCGTCGCGTTCCTGCAGTTCCGACCCCAGGGGCTGTTCTCCGTGCGAACGAGGAGCCTGGCATGA
- the urtC gene encoding urea ABC transporter permease subunit UrtC yields the protein MTATIETTTPERQRTTVTTRRRAGLAPGVPRTKGTMVGLILLGLGLAVLAPALMTDFQLGQLGRFICYAMVAVGIGLAWGRGGMLTLGQGVFFGLGAYVMAMHMQLADAGFAGEDAPQFMRNFGASLPWWWEPFRSELFTLVAILLLPAMLAFALGFSVFKRKVKGAYFAILNQALVAAFVVLLVGQQTTLNGSNGLSGFQSWFGLSLYDPANRRLLYYVAVAVLLVMVLIAFWIMRSRFGELLVATRDSEERVRFLGYDPALIKTITFVIAAVMASVAGALFVPIVGIISPAEIGVVPSIAFVIGVAIGGRATLFGPVIGALAVAWAESSLAQTFPSGWSYFQGLLLILVIALLPGGVASVVHYLRNYRSYLRFNRNRRSS from the coding sequence ATGACGGCGACCATCGAAACGACCACCCCAGAGCGTCAGCGCACCACGGTGACCACCCGACGTCGAGCCGGACTCGCACCAGGCGTTCCCCGCACGAAGGGCACGATGGTGGGCCTGATTCTGCTGGGACTGGGTCTCGCCGTGCTGGCGCCGGCGCTGATGACCGACTTCCAGCTCGGGCAGCTGGGACGCTTCATCTGCTACGCCATGGTCGCGGTCGGCATCGGACTGGCCTGGGGGCGAGGCGGAATGCTGACCCTCGGGCAGGGGGTGTTCTTTGGACTGGGCGCCTATGTGATGGCGATGCACATGCAGCTGGCCGACGCCGGATTCGCCGGCGAGGACGCGCCGCAGTTCATGCGCAACTTCGGGGCGAGTCTGCCGTGGTGGTGGGAGCCGTTCCGTAGTGAGCTGTTCACGCTCGTCGCGATTCTGTTGCTTCCTGCGATGCTGGCCTTCGCACTGGGATTCTCGGTGTTCAAGCGGAAGGTGAAGGGCGCCTACTTTGCGATTCTGAACCAAGCGCTCGTGGCGGCCTTCGTGGTGCTGCTGGTGGGCCAGCAGACGACCCTGAACGGATCCAACGGGCTCAGCGGGTTCCAATCCTGGTTCGGGCTCTCCCTCTACGATCCGGCCAACCGGCGGCTGCTCTACTACGTGGCGGTGGCGGTTCTGCTGGTGATGGTGCTGATCGCTTTCTGGATCATGCGCAGCCGCTTCGGCGAGCTCCTGGTGGCAACCCGTGACTCGGAAGAGCGGGTGCGCTTCCTCGGCTACGATCCCGCGCTGATTAAGACCATCACCTTCGTCATCGCCGCCGTGATGGCGAGCGTCGCCGGTGCCCTGTTCGTGCCGATCGTCGGGATCATCTCCCCGGCCGAGATCGGGGTGGTGCCCTCGATCGCCTTCGTCATCGGTGTGGCGATCGGCGGTCGGGCCACGCTGTTCGGCCCGGTGATCGGGGCGCTGGCCGTGGCCTGGGCGGAATCCAGCTTGGCACAGACCTTCCCCTCTGGATGGAGCTACTTCCAGGGGCTGCTGCTGATTCTCGTCATCGCGCTGCTGCCCGGCGGCGTGGCTTCGGTGGTGCACTATCTCCGCAACTACCGCAGCTATCTCCGCTTCAACCGAAACAGGAGGTCATCATGA